The Pedobacter roseus genome contains a region encoding:
- the vapB gene encoding type II toxin-antitoxin system VapB family antitoxin: MTAATKNIIHKLETLPESMVNEVEDFIDFLKAKHSKSFPKSNSEESNIVEEPKSLYGAAKGLFIIPKDFNEPLDDLKEYM, from the coding sequence ATGACTGCGGCTACAAAAAATATCATTCACAAATTGGAAACCTTACCCGAGAGCATGGTAAATGAGGTAGAAGATTTTATTGATTTTTTAAAAGCTAAACATTCGAAGAGTTTTCCAAAGTCGAATAGCGAAGAGTCTAACATTGTTGAAGAACCAAAAAGTTTATATGGCGCTGCAAAAGGCTTATTTATCATCCCTAAAGATTTTAACGAACCATTAGATGATTTAAAAGAATATATGTAA
- a CDS encoding type II toxin-antitoxin system VapC family toxin yields the protein MRLLLDTHIFISLINEDNGLNQSIINGIEDSKNDKFISIASIWEIIIKLNIGKLIVTRNLEEMYGVINLFNISVLNIQKHHLDKYLTLPLIHRDPFDRLIISQALGDKLTLITDDQYIINYPNLKLF from the coding sequence ATGCGTCTTTTACTTGATACGCATATCTTCATCTCTTTAATTAATGAAGATAATGGACTCAACCAATCAATAATAAACGGCATAGAAGATTCGAAAAATGATAAGTTTATAAGCATTGCCAGTATATGGGAAATCATTATTAAGCTCAACATAGGAAAGCTGATTGTTACCAGAAACCTGGAAGAGATGTATGGAGTAATAAACCTCTTTAATATATCTGTTTTAAATATACAGAAACACCACCTAGACAAATACTTAACTTTACCTTTAATCCATAGAGATCCTTTTGACAGATTGATTATTTCTCAGGCATTAGGTGATAAGCTAACTTTGATAACTGATGATCAATACATTATAAATTACCCAAATTTAAAGTTATTTTAA